Proteins from a single region of Methanotorris igneus Kol 5:
- a CDS encoding homocitrate synthase family protein — MEWKAVCPYNPKLKLEDIYIYDTTLRDGEQTPGVCFTKEQKLEIARKLDELGIKQIEAGFPVVSKKEAECVKAIANEGLDAEILALSRVLKEDIDRALDCDVDGIITFIATSPLHLKYKLKKSLEEVEEMGMRAIEYAKDHGLFVAFSAEDATRTPIEDLIRIHKNAEEHGADRVHIADTTGCATPQSMEFICSELKKNLKKAHIGVHCHNDFGFAVINSIYGLIGGAKAVSTTVNGIGERAGNASLEELIMALITLYDVKLDLNLEVLTELSKMVEEYSGIKLPKNKPIVGEMVFYHESGIHVDAVIENPLTYEPFLPEVIGQKRKIVLGKHSGCRAIAYKLKEMGIEVSREELCEIVKRVKETREKGIFIDDEVFKKIVEEVIRK, encoded by the coding sequence TTTGCCCATACAACCCAAAGCTAAAGTTGGAGGACATTTATATTTATGACACCACTTTAAGAGATGGGGAACAAACTCCAGGGGTTTGTTTTACAAAAGAACAGAAATTAGAAATAGCAAGAAAATTAGATGAATTAGGGATAAAACAGATAGAAGCAGGGTTTCCAGTAGTTTCAAAGAAAGAGGCAGAATGCGTAAAAGCAATTGCAAATGAAGGTTTAGATGCAGAGATATTGGCATTGTCAAGAGTTTTAAAGGAAGACATTGACAGAGCATTGGATTGTGATGTAGATGGGATAATTACATTCATCGCAACGTCTCCACTGCATCTAAAATATAAATTAAAAAAATCATTGGAAGAAGTTGAAGAAATGGGAATGAGGGCTATTGAGTATGCAAAAGACCATGGGTTGTTTGTGGCATTTTCAGCGGAGGATGCAACAAGAACACCAATTGAAGATTTAATAAGAATTCACAAAAATGCAGAAGAGCATGGAGCAGATAGAGTGCATATAGCAGATACTACTGGTTGTGCAACACCACAAAGTATGGAGTTTATATGCAGTGAGTTAAAGAAAAACCTCAAAAAAGCCCACATAGGCGTTCACTGCCACAATGACTTTGGATTTGCGGTAATTAACTCAATTTATGGGTTAATTGGGGGAGCTAAAGCCGTCTCAACAACCGTAAATGGTATTGGAGAGAGGGCAGGAAATGCATCATTAGAAGAACTAATCATGGCATTAATAACATTATATGATGTTAAATTGGACTTGAACCTTGAGGTTTTAACAGAACTTTCAAAAATGGTTGAGGAGTATTCAGGCATCAAATTGCCAAAAAATAAGCCAATTGTTGGGGAAATGGTATTTTATCATGAAAGTGGTATCCACGTAGATGCGGTTATTGAAAACCCATTAACTTATGAGCCATTTTTACCAGAGGTTATTGGGCAAAAGAGAAAAATTGTCCTTGGGAAGCACTCTGGTTGTAGGGCAATAGCATATAAGTTAAAAGAAATGGGTATTGAAGTTAGTAGAGAAGAGTTATGCGAGATTGTAAAGAGAGTCAAGGAAACAAGGGAGAAGGGAATTTTCATTGATGATGAAGTGTTTAAGAAAATCGTTGAGGAAGTAATAAGGAAATAG